The Chiroxiphia lanceolata isolate bChiLan1 chromosome 24, bChiLan1.pri, whole genome shotgun sequence genome has a segment encoding these proteins:
- the TRAPPC3 gene encoding trafficking protein particle complex subunit 3 isoform X2, protein MSRQGGRGTESKKMNSELFTLTYGALVTQLCKDYENDDDVNKQLDKMGYNIGVRLIEDFLARSNVGRCHDFRETADVIAKIAFKMYLGITPSITNWSPGGDEFSLILENNPLVDFVELPDNHSTLIYSNLLCGVLRGALEMVQMAVDVKFVQDTLKGDSVTEIRMKFIRRIEDNLPAGEE, encoded by the exons ATGTCGCGACAGGGCGGGCGCGGCACCGAGAGCAAGAAAATG AACTCGGAGCTGTTCACGCTGACCTACGGCGCCCTGGTCACCCAGCTCTGCAAGGACTACGAGAACGACGACGACGTCAACAAGCAGCTGGACAAGAT GGGTTACAACATCGGGGTCCGGCTCATCGAGGACTTCCTGGCCCGCTCCAACGTCGGGAGGTGCCACGATTTCCGTGAGACtgctgatgtcattgcaaag ATTGCATTTAAGATGTACCTGGGCATCACTCCCAGCATCACCAACTGGAGCCCTGGGGGTGACGAGTTCTCCCTGATCCTGGAAAACAATCCCTTAGTGGACTTTGTGGAGCTCCCTGACAACCACTCAACCCTCATCTACTCCAACCTGCTCTGTGGAGTGCTGCGGGGTGCCCTGGAAATG gtGCAGATGGCTGTGGATGTGAAGTTTGTGCAGGACACGCTGAAGGGTGACAGTGTCACAGAAATACGGATGAAGTTCATCAGGAGGATTGAAGACAACCTTCCAGCTGGGGAAGAGTGA
- the TRAPPC3 gene encoding trafficking protein particle complex subunit 3 isoform X1 produces MSRQGGRGTESKKMYWYLPFISPSASLQLMNSELFTLTYGALVTQLCKDYENDDDVNKQLDKMGYNIGVRLIEDFLARSNVGRCHDFRETADVIAKIAFKMYLGITPSITNWSPGGDEFSLILENNPLVDFVELPDNHSTLIYSNLLCGVLRGALEMVQMAVDVKFVQDTLKGDSVTEIRMKFIRRIEDNLPAGEE; encoded by the exons ATGTCGCGACAGGGCGGGCGCGGCACCGAGAGCAAGAAAATG TATTGGTATTTGCCATTCATTTCAccttctgcctctctgcagCTCATG AACTCGGAGCTGTTCACGCTGACCTACGGCGCCCTGGTCACCCAGCTCTGCAAGGACTACGAGAACGACGACGACGTCAACAAGCAGCTGGACAAGAT GGGTTACAACATCGGGGTCCGGCTCATCGAGGACTTCCTGGCCCGCTCCAACGTCGGGAGGTGCCACGATTTCCGTGAGACtgctgatgtcattgcaaag ATTGCATTTAAGATGTACCTGGGCATCACTCCCAGCATCACCAACTGGAGCCCTGGGGGTGACGAGTTCTCCCTGATCCTGGAAAACAATCCCTTAGTGGACTTTGTGGAGCTCCCTGACAACCACTCAACCCTCATCTACTCCAACCTGCTCTGTGGAGTGCTGCGGGGTGCCCTGGAAATG gtGCAGATGGCTGTGGATGTGAAGTTTGTGCAGGACACGCTGAAGGGTGACAGTGTCACAGAAATACGGATGAAGTTCATCAGGAGGATTGAAGACAACCTTCCAGCTGGGGAAGAGTGA
- the TRAPPC3 gene encoding trafficking protein particle complex subunit 3 isoform X3 has translation MNSELFTLTYGALVTQLCKDYENDDDVNKQLDKMGYNIGVRLIEDFLARSNVGRCHDFRETADVIAKIAFKMYLGITPSITNWSPGGDEFSLILENNPLVDFVELPDNHSTLIYSNLLCGVLRGALEMVQMAVDVKFVQDTLKGDSVTEIRMKFIRRIEDNLPAGEE, from the exons ATG AACTCGGAGCTGTTCACGCTGACCTACGGCGCCCTGGTCACCCAGCTCTGCAAGGACTACGAGAACGACGACGACGTCAACAAGCAGCTGGACAAGAT GGGTTACAACATCGGGGTCCGGCTCATCGAGGACTTCCTGGCCCGCTCCAACGTCGGGAGGTGCCACGATTTCCGTGAGACtgctgatgtcattgcaaag ATTGCATTTAAGATGTACCTGGGCATCACTCCCAGCATCACCAACTGGAGCCCTGGGGGTGACGAGTTCTCCCTGATCCTGGAAAACAATCCCTTAGTGGACTTTGTGGAGCTCCCTGACAACCACTCAACCCTCATCTACTCCAACCTGCTCTGTGGAGTGCTGCGGGGTGCCCTGGAAATG gtGCAGATGGCTGTGGATGTGAAGTTTGTGCAGGACACGCTGAAGGGTGACAGTGTCACAGAAATACGGATGAAGTTCATCAGGAGGATTGAAGACAACCTTCCAGCTGGGGAAGAGTGA
- the LOC116798008 gene encoding probable beta-D-xylosidase 2, whose amino-acid sequence MPCGTSPGAALALRVLVLCAALCAGPVRARPPPFPFWDPALPWHRRLDDLLGRLSPAELVLQVARGGAMRNGPAPPIPRLGIAPYNWNTECLRGDAEAPGWATAFPQALGLAATFSPELIYRVANATATEVRAKHNDFAATGRYGDHTGLSCFSPVLNIMRHPLWGRNQETYGEDPFLSGELGRSFVQGLQGQHPRYIKASAGCKHFSVHGGPENIPESRLSFDAKVLERDWRMTFLPQFQACVRAGSFSFMCSYNRINGVPACANKKLLTDILRGEWGFEGYVVSDEGALELIMLGHHYTHTFLETAVASVNAGCNLELSYGMRNNIFMHIPQALAMGNITLQMLRDRVRPLFYTRMRLGEFDPPDMNPYSALDLSVVQSPEHRNLSLEAAVKSFVLLKNIRGTLPLQARDLHGQRLAVVGPFADNPRVLFGDYAPVPEPQYIHTPRRGLETLGANVSFAAGCREPRCRRYSRAQVVGAVGAADLVVVCLGTGVGVETEAKDRSDLSLPGHQLQLLQDAVQAAAGRPVILLLFNAGPLDVSWAQAHDGVGAILACFFPAQATGLAIARVLLGEVGASPAGRLPATWPAGMHQVPPMENYTMEGRTYRYYGQEAPLYPFGYGLSYTAFHYRDLVLSPLVLPVCANLTVSVVLENTGPRDGEEVVQLYLRWEQSSVPVPRWQLVAFRRVAVPAGQETKLSFQVLAEQRAVWARDWLLEPGTFTLFAGGQQPGQRTRAPSEVLSARFGVTGAARPLRGC is encoded by the exons atGCCGTGCGGGACCAGCCCGGGAGCGGCGCTGGCGCTGCGGGTCCTGGTACTGTGCGCGGCACTGTGCGCGGGCCCGGTGCGGGCGCGGCcgcctcccttccccttctggGACCCCGCGCTGCCCTGGCACCGCCGCCTCGACGACCTGCTGGGCCGGCTGAGCCCCGCCgagctggtgctgcag GTGGCGAGGGGGGGAGCGATGCGCAacggccccgcgccccccatCCCGCGGTTGGGCATCGCGCCCTACAACTGGAACACGGAGTGTCTGCGGGGCGATGCCGAGGCGCCCGGGTGGGCCACAGCCTTCCCGCAGGCGCTGGGGCTCGCTGCCACCTTCAG CCCCGAGCTCATCTACCGGGTGGCCAATGCCACGGCCACCGAGGTGAGAGCCAAGCACAACGACTTCGCCGCCACCGGCCGCTACGGGGACCACACCGGGCTCAGCTGCTTCAGCCCCGTCCTGAACATCATGAGGCACCCGCTGTGGGGCAGGAACCAG GAGACCTACGGGGAGGACCCATTCCTGAGTGGGGAGCTGGGCCGCAGCTTcgtgcaggggctgcagggccagcaCCCCCGCTACATCAAGGCCAGCGCCGGCTGCAAACACTTCAGCGTGCACGGGGGCCCTGAGAACATCCCCGAATCCAGGCTCAGCTTCGACGCCAAG GTGCTGGAGCGGGACTGGCGCATGACCTTCCTGCCCCAGTTCCAGGCGTGTGTCCGTGCTGGTTCCTTCAGCTTCATGTGCAGCTATAACAG GATCAACGGCGTTCCCGCCTGTGCCAACAAGAAGCTGCTGACGGACATCCTGCGTGGCGAGTGGGGCTTCGAGGGGTACGTGGTGAGCGACGAGGGGGCCCTGGAGCTCATCATGCTGGGGCACCACTACACACACACCTTCCTGGAGACGGCAGTCG CCTCGGTCAACGCCGGCTGCAACCTGGAGCTCTCCTATGGCATGAGGAACAACATCTTCATGCACATCCCTCAGGCTCTGGCCATGGGCAACATCACGCTGCAG ATGCTGCGTGACCGAGTCCGGCCCCTCTTCTACACGCGGATGCGGCTGGGGGAGTTCGACCCCCCAGACATGAACCCCTACAGTGCCCTGGACCTGAGCGTggtgcagagccctgagcacCGCAACCTCTCACTGGAAGCTGCTGTCAAGAGCTTTGTTCTGCTGAAGAACATTCGGGGGACGCTGCCCCTGCAGGCTCGGGACCTGCACGGCCAGCGCCTCGCG GTGGTGGGTCCCTTCGCTGACAACCCCAGGGTGCTGTTCGGGGACTACGCACCAGTGCCAGAGCCTCAGTACATCCACACTCCCCG GAGGGGGCTGGAGACGCTGGGGGCCAACGTCAGCTTTGCGGCGGGCTGCAGAGAGCCCCGGTGCCGGCGGTACTCCCGGGCACAGGTGGTGGGGGCAGTGGGGGCGGCCGACCTGGTGGTGGTCTGCCTGGGCACAG GGGTGGGTGTGGAGACAGAGGCGAAGGACCGGAGCGACCTGTCCCTGCCGGggcaccagctgcagctgctgcaggacgCCGTGCAGGCAG CCGCTGGGCGCCCCgtcatcctgctgctgttcaaCGCGGGGCCCCTGGACGTGAGCTGGGCGCAGGCACACGATGGCGTGGGGGCCATCCTGGCCTGCTTCTTCCCTGCCCAGGCCACCGGCTTGGCCATCGCCAGGGTCCTGCTGGGCGAGGTGGGGGCCAGCCCGGCCGGGCGGCTGCCGGCCACGTGGCCCGCGGGCATGCACCAG GTGCCGCCGATGGAGAACTACACCATGGAGGGACGGACGTACCGGTACTACGGGCAGGAGGCCCCGCTCTACCCCTTCGGGTACGGGCTCTCCTACACCGCCTTCCACTACCGGGACCTGGTGCTGAGCCCCCTGGTGCTGCCTGTCTGTGCCAACCTCACCGTGTCTGTGGTGCTGGAGAACACGGGGCCGCGTGATGGCGAGGAG GTGGTGCAGCTGTACCTGCGCTGGGAGCAGTCGTCCGTGCCGGTGCCGCGCTGGCAGCTGGTGGCTTTCCGGCGCGTGGCCGTGCCGGCCGGCCAGGAGACCAAGCTGTCCTTCCAGGTGCTGGCCGAGCAGCGCGCGGTGTGGGCGCGGGACTGGCTCCTGGAGCCCGGCACCTTCACCCTCTTTGCCGGGGGGCAGCAGCCGGGCCAGCGGACGCGGGCGCCCTCGGAGGTGCTGAGCGCGCGGTTCGGCGTCaccggcgcggcccggcccctGCGCGGGTGCTGA